A portion of the Drosophila innubila isolate TH190305 chromosome 3L unlocalized genomic scaffold, UK_Dinn_1.0 0_D_3L, whole genome shotgun sequence genome contains these proteins:
- the LOC117786759 gene encoding uncharacterized protein LOC117786759 produces MSELNEDSLDRHFAKQLQMVSDVFIQSICAVHHDIIHHWLLVFYEAPLSDKYARNCLMVLMHEQLKVMGKLGKPFTDLANAKLPLEEVLTKYESEKQSEPENPPIAKTNTESDLETNYTSYDGVSSRSSGKLSTVVQSSFNSKKKKSDYELQLEKKQQLLKQANLDNYKESESNWQKKMNQSLQTLRSQTRLQKVESNARHAIRRLKNWTPSSGSINLLRITLQDIFDDEPETRRILLDLDRKLERELENLLEQAGERREKNVRILYDQLFKQQQDLLQAKQTLLEQEQQNLAKARQQLQAKEQAPYYKNMPTQTSFYVRPSQQPQSKESNTCSCDQCQENRKLVTPSPSPSPSVSSSSLFVHIQGNKELKNQKNCDCKFCQQFKRELSD; encoded by the coding sequence ATGAGTGAACTAAATGAGGATTCTCTGGATCGTCACTTTGCAAAGCAGCTGCAGATGGTGAGCGATGTGTTTATCCAAAGTATATGCGCAGTCCATCATGATATCATACATCACTGGCTGCTGGTTTTCTATGAGGCGCCTTTGTCGGATAAATACGCCCGGAACTGTCTAATGGTGTTGATGCATGAGCAATTGAAGGTCATGGGAAAACTGGGAAAACCCTTTACAGACTTGGCCAATGCGAAACTGCCGCTAGAGGAAGTGCTTACGAAGTATGAAAGTGAAAAGCAGAGTGAGCCAGAAAATCCTCcaatagcaaaaacaaacacagaaTCCGATTTGGAGACAAATTATACTAGTTATGACGGAGTCAGCAGTCGATCCTCCGGAAAGCTGTCGACAGTGGTGCAATCCAGCTTTAACTCCAAGAAGAAGAAATCGGATTACGAGCTGCAGTTGGAGAAGAAACAGCAACTACTCAAGCAGGCTAACTTGGATAATTATAAGGAAAGCGAATCCAATTGGCAAAAAAAGATGAATCAATCGCTGCAGACTCTACGGAGTCAGACGCGTCTACAGAAAGTCGAGTCGAATGCACGGCATGCAATCCGTCGGCTCAAGAATTGGACACCCAGCAGTGGTTCCATTAATTTACTGCGCATCACCTTGCAGGACATATTCGATGATGAGCCGGAGACGCGACGAATTCTACTGGACTTGGATCGCAAGCTGGAGCGTGAGCTGGAGAATCTGCTGGAGCAGGCGGGAGAAAGGCGTGAAAAGAATGTGCGCATACTCTACGATCAGTTGTTCAAACAGCAGCAGGACTTACTCCAGGCCAAACAGACGCTGCTCGAACAGGAGCAACAAAATCTGGCCAAGGCAAGACAGCAGCTCCAAGCAAAGGAGCAGGCACCATATTATAAGAATATGCCAACCCAGACCAGTTTCTATGTCAGGCCCAGCCAGCAGCCTCAATCTAAAGAATCCAACACCTGCAGCTGCGACCAATGCCAAGAAAATAGGAAACTAGTGACGCCCTCGCCTTCGCCGTCGCCTTCAGTCTCATCCTCTTCTCTCTTTGTTCACATTCAAGGCAACAAGGAgctcaaaaatcaaaagaa